The Spiroplasma apis B31 genomic sequence CAGCACTTTTTAAAAATAAAGCTAAGCTTGATGGTGAGTTATTAAAAATGGATAGAATTGAAAAAAGTTGAATATTTCTTTCTAATACTAATATGAAATATAAAAATAACAAATGAATATTATTTGACAATATTATCATCACCGATAATTGCGTTTATTTTATAAATGATATTTCTTCTTTTGAAAAAATCATCAGTCCGGACTTTTCTTCGAAAGAGTGACTAGTTATAAAAAAAGAAAAAGAAAATACAATACTTAATCCAATTTACGTTTATGAAAATCAAGTTAAAAAGCTTAAAAAAATTATTAATTTTGATTATGATTACAAAATATTATTAATAGTTCCAAGTAATCTTGAAGTTATTAATTATCCAAATGGGTTTTCTGTAAACTTTAATGAACTATTTATACTCAATCAAATAATTAAAGATTTTGAAAATAAAACAAAGTTTACAAAAACAATAAATATGAAAGCTAAAAAAGATTTATTAATTAGAATCCAAAATACTAACTACGAGGTTAATAAAAAGTTAGTTTTAAATATTAAATAAAGGAGGAAAATTATGAATACATATACTAATTTACAAAATAAAATTGTAGCTATAACTGGAGCTGGAGGAGTTTTATGTAGTTTTTTTGCAGAAGAATGTTTAAAACTTGGTATGAGTGTAGTTCTTATGGATATAAATGAAACCAGCATTCAAAAAGTTAAAGAAGATTTAGGTAACGATGACAAAGTTATGGCAGTACAATGTGATGTTTTAAATATCGATTCCGTAAAAGAAGCTTGTGATAAAGTTATACAGCATTTTGGTAAAATAGATATTTTAATAAATGGTGCTGGAGGAAATCATCCAAAAGCATCAACATCAAATGAATATTATGAATTGGATCAAAAATCATCGAATAGTGAAGTTGGTTTCTTTGATTTGACAACTGAAGGATTCAAATTTGTTTTTGATTTAAATTTTATGGGAACCTTCAATGTCACTCAAGTATTCGCTAAATATATGTTGAAAGAAGGGTGTTCAATTATAAACATATCATCTGCTTCATCAGAAAATTCTTTAACAAAAGTTCCTGCATACTCAGCTGCAAAGTCAGCTATAAATAATTTTACTAAATGATTAGCAGTACATTTTGCAAAGACTGGATTAAGAGTTAATGCAATGGCCCCTGGTTTCTTTCTAACAAAACAAAATGAGAAATTATTGATTGATAAAGATGGAAACTTTACTCCAAGAACTACAAAAATTTTAAGTCACACTCCAATGGAGAGGCTAGGTGTACCAAAAGATTTGATAGGAACTTTAATATATTTAATGGATAATGAAATGAGTAATTTTGTAACAGGTAAAGTTATATACGTTGATGGAGGCTTCTGTTCATATAGTGGAGTTTAAAATGAAAAACTTTGTAGATGATAATTTTTTATTAAATAATGATTTATCCATAAAACTATATAACGAGATAAAAAGTGAACCTATTCTTGATTATCACAATCATTTGAACGTAGATGAGTTAGCAAGTAACAAAAAGTTTTCTAACTTAACAGAACTTTGATTAAAATCAGATCATTATAAATGAAGACAAATGAGAACTTGCGGCGTGAGTGAAGATTTTATTACAGGAAATAAAGATGATTTTGAAAAGTTTGAAAAGTTTGTTGAGTGCTTAGAAATGATGCAAGGAAACCCTGTTTCGCAATGATGTCAATTAGAACTTAAAATTTATTTCAATATTGAGAAACCTTTAATATTAAAAAATGCCAAAGAGATTTGAGATACAGCCATCGAAAAACTTAAAGATATGAGTTGTAGAACTTTTCTAGAAAAGTCAAATGTTTACTCTATTTGTACAACAGATGATCCTATTGATAATCTTGAACAACATAATTTTTTGAAAAAGGATTGAAAAGAAGTTAAAGTGATACCTAATTTCAGACCAGATAAAGTTATTAAAATTAATGATGAAAACTTTGTTGATTATATTCGTCAGTTATCAAATGTATCAGGAAAAAATATATTTAGTTTTGACTCTCTGATGGAAGCTTTAGAAAATAGAATTGATTTCTTTCATAATATGGGAGGAAGGTCAGCTGATCACGGTTTAAGTTCTTTCAATTATGAACATTGTATTAAAAAAGAATTAAATAGCCTATTTATGAAAAGACTAGCCGGGGAGAGATTAAGTGATTTAGAATTAGCAAAGTACACCGGCAATTTGATGTATGA encodes the following:
- a CDS encoding SDR family oxidoreductase is translated as MMNTYTNLQNKIVAITGAGGVLCSFFAEECLKLGMSVVLMDINETSIQKVKEDLGNDDKVMAVQCDVLNIDSVKEACDKVIQHFGKIDILINGAGGNHPKASTSNEYYELDQKSSNSEVGFFDLTTEGFKFVFDLNFMGTFNVTQVFAKYMLKEGCSIINISSASSENSLTKVPAYSAAKSAINNFTKWLAVHFAKTGLRVNAMAPGFFLTKQNEKLLIDKDGNFTPRTTKILSHTPMERLGVPKDLIGTLIYLMDNEMSNFVTGKVIYVDGGFCSYSGV
- the uxaC gene encoding glucuronate isomerase, coding for MKNFVDDNFLLNNDLSIKLYNEIKSEPILDYHNHLNVDELASNKKFSNLTELWLKSDHYKWRQMRTCGVSEDFITGNKDDFEKFEKFVECLEMMQGNPVSQWCQLELKIYFNIEKPLILKNAKEIWDTAIEKLKDMSCRTFLEKSNVYSICTTDDPIDNLEQHNFLKKDWKEVKVIPNFRPDKVIKINDENFVDYIRQLSNVSGKNIFSFDSLMEALENRIDFFHNMGGRSADHGLSSFNYEHCIKKELNSLFMKRLAGERLSDLELAKYTGNLMYELAKIYYKKNWVMLWHINCDRDNNPHLLKAIGHDVGADSVAEHFVANQLNAIFKKLKQDNLLGKHLLFSLNRMNWNAIATLAGNFQDNEDEIKGKIQLGTAWWFADTFSGNKEQIITFAELQSLGVNVGMLTDSRAYSSFARHDYYRRLLCDIVGEWAEKGMCVNDWDILVKLLKNISFKNAQAYFGY